From Polyangiaceae bacterium, a single genomic window includes:
- the uvrC gene encoding excinuclease ABC subunit UvrC, protein MDDQAAEQESTAESASERWPTLVQEKLDALPARPGCYVFRDKKGKPLYVGKAKSLRSRVRSYFQEGSSDVRAFIPLLLKSVADLETFVTSTEKEAAILENSLIKERQPRFNVKLRDDKEYLTLRLDLRGENQGGQRWPRLELVRRPNDDGARYFGPFHSATAARRTLHLVEKHFQLRTCSDSELASRKRPCLQYQIKRCPAPCVYAIDEDHYSQQVRSVALFLEDRHDELSEELESRMYDASHAMQFELAATYRDQLRAVSVVRQQQRVVVVTDRDQDVMGLYREGDLVELAVLYIRKGRVVEAATFSYPRLELPDDELVAAFLRDHYAEDGPANAWIPDEVLVPVLPDAAEGVAEWLSERRAVVLEAQGQRARRCQVLAPARGPRRQLLELAMDNARHAFTEKKRAGEDMDERLGRIQQRLRLPALPRRIECCDISHLGGRDTVGSIVALKDGKPDKARYRSFQVRLASEGDDYGAMYEVLSRRFLRGKKAAEQEAKDEAATDTLGSREAEWDLPDLFVVDGGKGQLGVALTAAQDLGLFNLPIVGLAKERERPGEEKVVDRVYLPGQKNPVALKPNSPELYMLAHARDEAHRFANRGRKQLGKKRRLGSQLDDVPGVGPVLRKALLAAFGSVARIRRASDEQVLAVRGVGKKQLAALRDVLGREEEPAQTEVEVGEADRALDPGLEPANSVDAADN, encoded by the coding sequence ATGGACGACCAAGCCGCAGAGCAAGAATCGACCGCAGAGTCCGCTTCCGAGCGCTGGCCCACGCTGGTTCAGGAGAAGCTCGACGCCCTGCCTGCGCGCCCCGGCTGCTACGTCTTCCGCGACAAGAAGGGCAAGCCGCTCTACGTCGGCAAGGCGAAGAGCCTGCGTTCGCGCGTGCGAAGCTACTTTCAAGAGGGCAGCAGCGATGTGCGCGCCTTCATCCCGTTGCTGTTGAAGAGCGTCGCGGATCTCGAGACCTTCGTCACTTCCACCGAGAAGGAAGCCGCGATCCTCGAGAACAGCTTGATCAAGGAGCGTCAGCCGCGCTTCAACGTCAAGCTGAGGGACGACAAGGAGTACCTCACGCTGCGCCTGGATCTGCGTGGAGAAAACCAGGGAGGTCAGCGCTGGCCCCGCCTCGAGCTGGTGCGCCGTCCAAACGATGACGGCGCGCGCTACTTCGGTCCTTTCCATTCGGCCACGGCGGCACGCCGCACCTTGCACCTGGTGGAGAAGCACTTTCAGCTGCGGACGTGCAGCGACAGTGAGCTCGCCTCGCGGAAACGACCGTGTCTGCAGTATCAGATCAAGCGCTGTCCGGCGCCTTGCGTCTACGCGATCGACGAGGATCACTACTCGCAGCAGGTGCGATCCGTGGCGCTCTTCCTCGAGGATCGGCACGACGAGCTGTCCGAAGAACTGGAGTCGCGGATGTACGACGCGAGCCACGCGATGCAGTTCGAGCTCGCCGCCACCTACCGCGACCAACTCCGCGCGGTCAGCGTCGTGCGCCAGCAACAGCGCGTTGTGGTGGTTACCGATCGCGACCAGGACGTGATGGGGCTCTACCGTGAAGGCGACCTGGTGGAGCTCGCGGTGTTGTACATTCGCAAAGGGCGCGTCGTGGAGGCAGCAACCTTCTCCTACCCACGCCTCGAGCTGCCCGACGACGAGCTGGTGGCCGCCTTCCTGCGGGATCACTACGCGGAAGACGGGCCGGCGAACGCTTGGATCCCCGATGAAGTCTTGGTGCCTGTGCTGCCCGACGCGGCCGAAGGCGTCGCGGAGTGGCTCTCGGAGCGCCGCGCCGTCGTGCTCGAGGCGCAAGGTCAACGTGCGCGACGCTGCCAGGTGCTCGCGCCTGCTCGGGGACCTCGCCGCCAGCTGCTGGAGCTGGCCATGGACAACGCGCGTCATGCCTTCACCGAGAAGAAGCGGGCAGGGGAGGACATGGATGAGCGCCTCGGCCGCATCCAACAACGCCTTCGGCTCCCCGCTTTACCGCGCAGAATCGAGTGCTGCGACATCTCACACTTGGGCGGCCGGGATACCGTTGGCTCCATCGTCGCGCTGAAGGACGGAAAGCCGGACAAGGCACGCTATCGCTCGTTTCAAGTCCGGCTCGCATCGGAGGGTGACGACTACGGCGCGATGTATGAAGTGCTGAGTCGGCGATTTCTGCGAGGAAAAAAGGCCGCCGAGCAGGAAGCAAAGGATGAAGCCGCCACGGACACCTTGGGAAGCCGGGAGGCGGAGTGGGATCTGCCGGACCTGTTCGTGGTGGATGGTGGCAAGGGACAGCTCGGCGTGGCTCTCACTGCCGCCCAGGACCTGGGGCTGTTCAACCTGCCCATCGTGGGTCTCGCGAAGGAGCGAGAGCGCCCGGGAGAGGAGAAGGTGGTCGACCGCGTCTACCTCCCAGGTCAGAAGAACCCGGTCGCGCTCAAGCCCAACAGCCCGGAGCTCTACATGCTCGCCCACGCTCGAGATGAAGCGCACCGCTTCGCGAACCGGGGGCGTAAGCAGTTAGGTAAGAAGCGGCGACTCGGGTCGCAGCTCGATGACGTGCCGGGGGTAGGTCCGGTGCTGCGCAAGGCGCTGCTCGCGGCGTTTGGCTCAGTCGCTCGCATCCGACGAGCAAGTGACGAGCAGGTGCTGGCTGTGCGCGGAGTCGGCAAGAAACAGCTGGCTGCATTGCGGGATGTGTTGGGGCGTGAGGAAGAGCCGGCCCAGACAGAGGTCGAGGTGGGCGAAGCGGACCGAGCGCTGGATCCAGGGCTAGAGCCTGCCAACTCGGTTGACGCTGCTGACAACTAA
- a CDS encoding response regulator transcription factor translates to MRAVGAGRRKILIIEDEPHIVLGLEDALRFEGFDVVSRSNGRGGVDAAKSERPDCILLDLMLPDMNGYQVCETIRRSDPAVPIVMLTARSQEADKIRGLDSGADDYVTKPFSVGELVARIRALFRRLNRPSELLSFKIGETTVHVAAHLLEKDGASEKLSFYEVELLKLLYERQGQPVKREEILERIWGVEANPTNRSIDNFVVKLRKKLEATPNQPEHILTVYGYGYKLVP, encoded by the coding sequence GTGCGAGCGGTGGGTGCTGGCAGACGCAAGATCCTGATCATCGAGGACGAGCCGCACATCGTGCTGGGCCTCGAGGATGCCCTGCGCTTCGAGGGCTTCGATGTCGTGAGTCGCAGCAACGGGCGCGGCGGTGTGGACGCCGCCAAGAGCGAGCGTCCCGACTGCATCCTGCTCGACTTGATGCTGCCGGACATGAACGGCTACCAGGTGTGTGAGACGATTCGCCGGAGCGATCCCGCGGTGCCGATTGTGATGCTCACGGCGCGTTCTCAAGAAGCGGACAAGATCCGTGGGCTGGACTCCGGCGCCGACGACTACGTCACGAAGCCCTTCAGCGTGGGTGAGCTCGTAGCGCGCATCCGGGCGCTGTTCCGCCGCTTGAACCGCCCGTCGGAGCTCCTGAGCTTCAAGATCGGCGAGACGACGGTGCATGTCGCGGCTCACCTGCTCGAGAAGGACGGAGCGTCGGAGAAGCTCAGCTTCTACGAGGTGGAGTTGCTGAAGTTGCTGTACGAGCGTCAGGGCCAGCCCGTGAAGCGCGAGGAGATTCTGGAGCGGATTTGGGGTGTCGAAGCGAACCCAACCAATCGCAGCATCGACAACTTCGTGGTCAAGCTGCGCAAGAAGCTCGAAGCGACGCCGAATCAGCCCGAGCATATCCTCACGGTATACGGCTACGGCTACAAGCTCGTCCCGTAG
- a CDS encoding M23 family metallopeptidase — MTPAAVWTAIAAAALTAFGGLVPRQSAQAAAMALPGSPEALQSQCPRGTLPDNAVCIPVPTRDDPGLEPLGAEQNRHRDKLGNWVVYDQIPRRPDRPADYRKYRYPVPPLKSQSLVVSGYDLHLHDADQRRGSNLKAVGHGGIDLAQRRNTEVRLVNLEHQVGDADVVFVGELFGNSVVTRHALREGGQLREYVVIYGHLAGPAPGLKAGDNVREGSLLGFVGDSGSAGDVHLHLEIRRVRPKVDISQLVGSAIAKSSNSVVCDPRNVLPLAE, encoded by the coding sequence ATGACTCCGGCAGCAGTGTGGACAGCCATAGCGGCAGCCGCCTTGACGGCATTTGGAGGCTTGGTCCCACGGCAGAGCGCGCAAGCGGCGGCGATGGCCCTCCCAGGCTCTCCGGAAGCGCTCCAGAGCCAATGCCCCCGAGGCACGCTGCCGGACAACGCCGTCTGCATCCCGGTCCCCACCCGTGACGACCCCGGGCTCGAGCCCCTCGGCGCCGAACAGAATCGGCATCGCGACAAGCTGGGGAACTGGGTCGTCTACGACCAGATCCCAAGGCGCCCCGACCGCCCAGCTGACTATCGCAAGTACCGCTATCCGGTGCCTCCGCTGAAGAGCCAGTCGCTGGTGGTGAGTGGCTACGATCTTCACCTACACGACGCAGACCAACGCCGCGGCTCGAACCTCAAGGCGGTAGGCCATGGCGGCATCGATCTGGCCCAGCGTCGCAACACCGAGGTGCGTCTCGTGAACCTCGAACACCAGGTTGGAGACGCCGACGTAGTCTTCGTTGGCGAGCTATTCGGCAACTCGGTGGTCACGCGCCATGCGCTGCGCGAGGGCGGTCAGCTGCGAGAGTACGTGGTGATTTACGGTCACCTCGCCGGTCCAGCTCCGGGGCTCAAAGCCGGTGACAACGTGCGCGAAGGTTCGCTGCTCGGCTTCGTCGGCGACTCCGGTAGCGCCGGCGATGTGCACCTGCACCTGGAGATCCGCCGGGTGCGGCCGAAGGTGGACATCTCTCAACTGGTGGGCTCCGCCATCGCCAAGAGTTCGAACAGCGTGGTGTGCGATCCGCGCAATGTGCTCCCGCTGGCTGAGTAG
- a CDS encoding VanW family protein, producing the protein MRGLMRIAGRDIPRAAVKTALSLGIALIAGLAIGLLLTPKGPKPDDVKEQAPEVWLLGKPLPLDDQATSRAVERVRTYVTRRFALEIAGEDPKRIQPGRLGVEIDKVRLSELVRDAQDPTSPMRRVWRNGDKSQRIDLPVPIVIDTDSALPTLLSLKGELDRLPVDARLDLEKRVMVPEVMGRQLDVDLTLASFRTALLHGEDRAQVVFEEQRPRRVSKELEGVSFDHVLGAFETPYDRSQRARERTFNLRLAASRLDGHVLMPGEVFDFNDVVGPRDEAAGYKVAAVIAQGELVDGIGGGTCQISGTLHGAAFFAGLEVAERYPHTRPSSYIKMGMDATVVYPTINFRLKNNQSFPIVLHETVRGGKVRAEILGPVPAKTVTLIRRVLTTIPYDEIERPDPALKSGVRVLAQRGVPGFRLRRYRVTRDGPHAIRERWDETYPPTQQIIRVGSSSDGKEKANDDPHGEYLADELLVITKSTDEKDPKQVEFRENREKGKYGEPGWTKEAGMPIYEHHSGKAEE; encoded by the coding sequence ATGCGCGGGCTCATGCGCATCGCCGGTCGCGACATCCCCCGAGCCGCAGTGAAGACAGCGCTCAGCCTTGGAATCGCCCTGATCGCCGGGCTGGCTATTGGGCTCCTACTCACCCCCAAAGGCCCAAAGCCAGACGACGTGAAGGAGCAGGCACCCGAGGTGTGGCTACTTGGCAAGCCACTCCCCCTCGACGACCAGGCGACGTCGCGGGCCGTGGAGCGAGTGCGAACCTACGTCACACGACGCTTCGCGCTGGAGATCGCAGGCGAGGATCCAAAACGGATCCAGCCCGGACGCCTGGGAGTCGAGATCGACAAGGTGCGGCTCTCCGAGCTGGTGCGGGACGCCCAGGACCCCACGAGCCCCATGCGCCGAGTTTGGCGCAACGGGGACAAGAGCCAGCGCATCGACCTCCCGGTGCCCATCGTCATCGACACCGACTCGGCGCTGCCTACCCTGCTCTCCCTCAAGGGTGAGCTCGACCGGCTGCCTGTCGACGCGCGTCTGGATCTGGAGAAGCGCGTGATGGTTCCCGAGGTGATGGGACGGCAGCTCGACGTCGATTTGACCCTCGCTTCTTTCCGCACGGCGCTCCTGCATGGCGAAGATCGCGCTCAAGTGGTGTTCGAAGAGCAGCGCCCGCGTCGCGTGAGCAAAGAACTCGAAGGCGTTTCATTCGATCACGTGCTGGGCGCCTTTGAAACGCCCTACGACCGTTCCCAGCGCGCGCGAGAACGCACCTTCAATCTGCGCCTAGCGGCTTCGCGGCTTGACGGACACGTGTTGATGCCTGGCGAGGTCTTCGACTTCAACGACGTCGTGGGGCCGCGGGACGAAGCCGCCGGCTACAAAGTGGCCGCCGTCATCGCCCAGGGCGAGCTGGTCGACGGGATCGGTGGCGGTACCTGCCAAATCTCGGGGACGCTCCACGGCGCTGCGTTCTTTGCCGGGCTGGAGGTGGCGGAACGCTACCCCCACACGCGCCCGAGCTCGTACATCAAGATGGGAATGGACGCGACGGTGGTGTACCCGACCATCAACTTCCGCCTGAAGAACAACCAGAGCTTCCCCATCGTGCTGCATGAGACCGTGCGCGGAGGCAAAGTCCGCGCGGAAATTCTCGGACCGGTCCCAGCGAAGACAGTGACCCTGATTCGCCGCGTCCTCACCACCATCCCCTACGACGAGATCGAACGCCCAGATCCCGCGCTGAAGAGCGGAGTGCGTGTGTTGGCCCAGCGCGGAGTCCCAGGATTCAGGCTGCGCCGCTACCGAGTCACGCGGGACGGCCCCCACGCGATCCGCGAGCGCTGGGACGAAACCTACCCACCCACGCAGCAGATCATTCGCGTGGGCAGCTCGAGCGACGGCAAAGAGAAGGCAAACGACGACCCCCACGGGGAGTACCTCGCGGACGAGCTCCTGGTGATCACCAAGAGCACCGACGAAAAGGACCCGAAGCAAGTCGAGTTCCGGGAGAATCGGGAGAAGGGCAAGTACGGCGAGCCGGGCTGGACCAAAGAGGCCGGGATGCCCATCTACGAGCACCACAGCGGCAAAGCAGAGGAGTAG
- a CDS encoding class I SAM-dependent methyltransferase, with protein sequence MAGTLTLSPADAAVIETFVVPRYLGLFADLAQEMMLAGGPVRMAHIGCRTGYPDRELVEKLPGSVIVGIDANEPAIELARNKAATVTEATLDYRIATTFPTELNDAEFSHSLLLHPTATAHQRQLLFSELSRVLYSGGQALVALPLRGSFIEVDDLFREYALKSDQGDFGKRVEGAGDARPSLESLEEELEAVGLYDVDIEVRQTHLGFDSGRAFAEDPVTRLMLVPEFEATLGLDQLSAPLRYVYDAIDKYWSEGKFELTLNIGCASARKP encoded by the coding sequence GTGGCCGGTACCCTCACGCTCAGCCCTGCAGACGCGGCGGTCATCGAGACCTTCGTCGTGCCGCGCTATCTGGGACTCTTCGCGGATCTCGCGCAAGAGATGATGCTGGCGGGAGGCCCGGTGCGCATGGCGCACATCGGCTGTCGCACCGGCTACCCGGATCGTGAGTTGGTCGAGAAGCTCCCGGGGAGCGTGATCGTCGGCATCGACGCCAACGAACCAGCCATCGAGCTCGCGCGCAACAAGGCAGCCACGGTGACCGAGGCGACGCTGGACTACCGCATCGCGACGACGTTCCCCACGGAACTAAACGACGCCGAGTTCTCCCATAGCCTGCTGCTCCATCCGACGGCGACCGCGCATCAACGCCAGTTGCTGTTCAGCGAGCTGTCCCGGGTGCTGTACTCCGGGGGTCAGGCGCTGGTCGCGCTACCTCTCCGCGGCTCTTTCATCGAGGTCGATGATCTGTTCCGAGAGTATGCGTTGAAGAGCGATCAGGGGGACTTCGGCAAGCGCGTCGAAGGTGCTGGTGACGCGCGTCCGAGCCTCGAGTCCCTGGAGGAAGAGCTCGAAGCCGTGGGCCTGTATGACGTGGACATCGAGGTCCGACAGACACACCTCGGCTTCGATAGCGGTCGCGCCTTCGCCGAAGATCCGGTGACGCGGCTGATGTTGGTGCCTGAGTTCGAAGCGACCCTCGGTTTGGATCAGCTCTCGGCGCCGCTCCGCTATGTTTACGATGCCATCGACAAGTACTGGTCTGAGGGCAAGTTCGAGCTGACGCTCAACATCGGTTGCGCCAGCGCGCGCAAGCCTTGA